One genomic window of Polyangiaceae bacterium includes the following:
- a CDS encoding right-handed parallel beta-helix repeat-containing protein — protein MSFRLFSQLCIGGLLLGAVSGCSSDSDDNSGSGGNVEGCNIMVSPSDNDTEKLQTAFVNAKSGQTVCMTKGTYTITNLITVGATPGLTIRGVGDTPDDVLLDFTGQTEGDDGMLATGDDITIENFSVRNTRGNGIVVSGATGVVFRKIKVTWDESKTENGAYAVYPTKSKDVLVEDCEVVGASDAGIYLGQSENAILRRNTAYGNVIGIEVENTTGAEIYDNVTYDNTTGIFIPLLPNLQRKESALTIIRDNQIYENNRGNFGDKNTVVSFLPPGVGIILLNSDKVRVFGNTIKDQKSTAVGIVGQATMDEVTGMMSTDTETDGYPEEIYIHGNTYENIGGMPAGILATLGVASLEEVVWDGSERSPGSAKLCLGESDLPTFRDFGGLDGVGNPDLHSTDATPHTCTLPDLEPVTLP, from the coding sequence ATGTCCTTTCGCTTGTTCTCTCAGTTGTGCATCGGCGGCCTGTTGCTCGGAGCGGTCTCTGGCTGCAGCAGTGACTCCGACGACAACTCCGGCTCGGGAGGCAACGTCGAGGGCTGCAACATCATGGTCAGCCCGAGCGACAACGACACCGAGAAGCTGCAGACCGCGTTCGTGAATGCGAAGAGCGGCCAGACCGTCTGCATGACGAAGGGCACCTACACCATCACGAACTTGATCACGGTGGGTGCGACGCCGGGCTTGACGATCCGTGGTGTGGGAGACACGCCCGACGACGTGCTCCTCGACTTCACTGGGCAGACCGAGGGCGACGACGGGATGCTCGCGACGGGTGACGACATCACCATCGAGAACTTCTCGGTGCGCAACACGCGCGGAAACGGCATCGTCGTTAGCGGCGCCACCGGCGTCGTGTTCCGGAAGATCAAGGTCACTTGGGACGAGTCGAAGACCGAAAACGGCGCCTACGCGGTGTACCCCACCAAGTCGAAGGACGTGCTCGTCGAAGACTGCGAAGTCGTCGGCGCGAGTGACGCGGGCATCTACTTGGGTCAATCCGAGAACGCCATCTTGAGGCGCAACACAGCGTACGGAAACGTGATCGGCATCGAGGTGGAGAACACCACCGGCGCCGAGATCTACGACAACGTGACCTACGACAACACCACCGGCATTTTCATTCCCTTGCTGCCGAACCTGCAGCGCAAGGAGAGCGCGCTCACGATCATCCGGGACAACCAGATCTACGAGAACAACCGGGGTAACTTTGGCGACAAGAACACCGTGGTGTCCTTCTTGCCTCCGGGAGTCGGGATCATCCTGCTGAACTCCGACAAGGTTCGCGTGTTTGGCAACACGATCAAGGACCAGAAGTCGACGGCGGTTGGCATCGTCGGACAGGCCACCATGGATGAGGTGACGGGCATGATGAGCACGGATACGGAGACCGATGGTTACCCCGAGGAAATCTACATCCACGGCAACACCTACGAGAATATCGGCGGTATGCCTGCAGGGATCCTCGCCACCTTGGGCGTCGCCAGTCTCGAGGAAGTGGTGTGGGATGGCTCCGAACGGAGCCCCGGTTCAGCCAAGCTCTGCCTGGGTGAGTCCGACCTACCCACCTTCCGAGACTTCGGCGGCCTGGACGGCGTCGGCAACCCGGACCTCCACTCAACCGACGCCACGCCTCACACGTGCACGCTGCCCGATCTCGAGCCCGTCACGCTGCCTTAG